The segment TAAGAATTCCATTGTTAGttgaatttcttttaaatgtcCATGATACTTTGGGTAGAGGGTATCCAATGAAATCTGTTGATACATTCAATccttcatttgtttttattccaatattcaTTCTTGCTTTGCCATCTGAAGTCCGTGGCTTACCTAAAATTAcatattgcatattttttattctCTACGCTTTCTGACCTTTGATAATTACCCAGTTATAGAACATCCATCAACAGGTTTGTTTTTCTCCGATTTTTTGGTATTTAAGATTCCACGAAAACAGTCCCATGGGGAATTAGGGGTAGGTTGATTGATTAATTTGgatattgttaacgtttatgagaattttccactcatatggagatgtcctggattagaataggtcctgaGTACCCCTTGCTTGGAAGAGATTAATGAACGGTGCGGTCCATCTGATGAAACGGCAAACACCGAGGCCCCATGTGACACGAGAAAgaccccttcctgctcaaaggctgtaagcgcagagcataggcctaaggggtgcagcccttcaccgcaacggtgacgtctccatatgagtagatattctcgaaagggacgttaaataatatacaaccaagAAAGCAAATAAAGAATATTCAGACATAAATCAATGGAAAGTGTGTGACATAGCACTTATCTTCAATTTTATCAGTATCTATAAAATGAACTCATTAAAGATACATGTGAAATTCAGTTATTAAATACTCTGAATAATGTGTATACAGCTGAATTTGATTTCGTTTACCGAACTATGGTCCATTTTACATGTACCCAATGAAACTTGTTGGTATGGCTACCTTTTAACATATGTCCCTTCATCGGATTGCTTATTCATGTAGCGATGTTGCTCAACTTCATAATCCTAATTATGGTTCAACAATAAATCCATACTTgtcattcaaaagttacatACACTATACATGTCTTAGAATGCTATCATCATTATAatttgtaatgatttaaatGCCAGACTATTTGCAATATTCTAAAATGATTCCTACTGAGATATCTGTATCTCTACCGTCGATCCATTCTGATCCATGAAGCATCATCATACACATTTAATTACATGGCTGAAAACATGAGTATTTCAATAGCATTTCGCTATATTTGATATCCGTTATGTttatttgcttttaaaaaaattaatgaataagATAATTGCACCCTTATTGTGATGGAGACTACTCCTCTGAACgttttcagtttttaaatatttgaaaaaacacTTACAAGTAATGGAAATCCTTTGCTTTGGAGATAATATCGCAGTAAAATAATTCTTGGCAATACACGTGTAGTTTGCAGTTTGGTAACACTCTGCAGATGTCTCTGAGAAAACCAATGAATCCTGTCCACTGCTGGTTGCTATTACCTCCCCTGTCTCTACATTCTGAATCTTTATGGCGGACAAGAAATAACTGTCTACATTACATATTAGTGAAAAGGGCAAGTATTCTGAGTTTTGACCACTGGCCTGGAATAACTCAATGCTTGGTGGATCTACAAtcaaaggtgaatataacgatcagtgatcaatgaaaggcaAAAGaaaacgaacactgatcaatctcacaactcctataagcaatatgaaaGAGAGAATTGGGggaacacggaccactggatttACCAGAGATGcaatcaggtacctaggaggagtaaacacgcCCTGTCTACCGACCATATTCGCCGATagctctatatcttgaccaAGCAAACAAAGTTTTtcccacagtcaaaatcagtgtgccaagaaaagCCTTAAAAAAATGGTGTGAAACACGCCAGGCAACGTTGGACCCAATGATAGTTTTTTTGGCAAAccatatcgttataacgatcatagaatttgcgaaaagcttactttaaacgagactgttgaaactcttgcaccatcaccttgtttgtcagtagcctacctcgatgtGAATATAAGATATTGTTTACAGTGTataaccatgtaaaacttatacggtaccaattttgatgcaccagatgcgcatttcgacaaataatgtctcttcagtgatgctcaaccgaaatgtttgaaatccgaaataagaagttttagagctattatagccaaaaacagcgtgccaaaaaaagtggggtcaaattcgtctaagaataagagctatgcatgagggagataatatAAATGCACTTGAACATGTACCAACATATGTATGTACTTACAGTTAACAATAACATTGAGGTTTCTTGAGGTTGATTTGATTGAGTTTCTAGCAGTACATGAGTAGGTCCCTCTCTCATCACGTTTCAGCATTCCCGAATCTAGTCTTCCTGAATTAATTGTACTCACACCTGTCCACTTGTATGTACACGCAGGATTACAGACTGCGGAACAATCAACAGGATTGGCTGTttgattttctgttttattcatAGTTGTTATGTCTGGGGTAAATCTGACATCATCAGGACCATCTAAAATAAGTGTAAAAATAAGTGGCGGATTATACagtttataattcatataaacaatgcagaatatttgtattcacctgagtggatattaaaatccagaaagcgctaatgatttaaatatattttggattgctttttattgaattataatatatatatatatatatatatatatatatatatatatatataagcactaaataatcacaactaggtactgaaaattttcaccccggccgggggtcgaaccagcgacctacggcacccactgcctagcaagactgtcaaaccagtgcgtacgtccactcggccacaacgacttccccaataaaggaagttttgttatgctcctaaagcgttacttatacacactgatgcaatctcacacagtcgctgtgtcattaagtgtttaagatattttataaggagagtggatctctcgatgcaattgtatagaatatttaatataaagcacaaacaaacaattataacacccaaccttac is part of the Ostrea edulis chromosome 2, xbOstEdul1.1, whole genome shotgun sequence genome and harbors:
- the LOC130051557 gene encoding nephrin-like is translated as MNKTENQTANPVDCSAVCNPACTYKWTGVSTINSGRLDSGMLKRDERGTYSCTARNSIKSTSRNLNVIVNYPPSIELFQASGQNSEYLPFSLICNVDSYFLSAIKIQNVETGEVIATSSGQDSLVFSETSAECYQTANYTCIAKNYFTAILSPKQRISITCKPRTSDGKARMNIGIKTNEGLNVSTDFIGYPLPKVSWTFKRNSTNNGILIPNANITVLQLNVSTVRTAYVKSALTEEEFGNYIVTRHNSAGSNEFIFDVMPERKPDPPHSISVNCKLAPGTAVVRWSPSFNGGAPQQFIVSYESARGHQINSSVFSNPNGTIEGLQGGMQYSFQIIAFNDNGETYSEEEEECITQGLPGTDSHQTEVDVGSVIGAVIGCAALLIVILVLVIYLRKRYTCIIIKLEKNNM